A stretch of Desulfuromonas acetexigens DNA encodes these proteins:
- a CDS encoding peptidoglycan-binding domain-containing protein: protein MSVYRRGSKGPEVRRIQEKLKELGLYLGDLDGIFGGGSEAAVKRFQKSRGIAADGIVGAKSWSALFSEADLPKPAITCESLNYRCLALTGSFETGRPVPDCFAGITGDFDGQGLSFGALQWNLGQGSLQPLFKEMAQEHPALLEELCQDYYPELQAVFTSGKDEQLAWVRSIQDQRRYVLAEPWRGLLKSLGRIKEFQDIQVRHADRLFAQAQELCQQYGLWSQRATALMFDIKVQNGSISSLVKSQIFSDFARLGTVLEGEALEAARLEIIANRRAEASNPRWIEDVRKRKLAIARGEGTVHGHYVHLADQFGIQLAPC, encoded by the coding sequence ATGAGCGTTTATCGACGGGGTAGCAAAGGCCCGGAAGTTCGGCGTATTCAGGAAAAACTCAAGGAGCTCGGCTTATATCTCGGTGATCTCGACGGCATCTTCGGCGGCGGCAGCGAGGCGGCAGTGAAGCGCTTCCAGAAGAGCCGGGGAATCGCCGCGGACGGCATCGTCGGCGCTAAAAGCTGGAGTGCCCTTTTCAGCGAAGCGGACCTGCCGAAGCCGGCGATTACCTGTGAGAGCCTCAATTACCGCTGCCTGGCCCTGACCGGCTCTTTCGAGACGGGGCGGCCGGTGCCCGACTGTTTCGCCGGCATCACCGGCGACTTCGACGGTCAGGGCCTGAGCTTCGGCGCCCTGCAATGGAACCTCGGCCAGGGATCCCTGCAACCCCTGTTCAAGGAGATGGCCCAGGAACATCCGGCCCTGCTCGAGGAGCTGTGCCAGGATTACTATCCCGAACTCCAGGCGGTTTTCACCTCGGGCAAGGATGAGCAGCTGGCCTGGGTGCGCTCGATCCAGGACCAGCGCCGCTATGTCCTCGCCGAACCCTGGCGCGGACTGCTCAAAAGCCTGGGCCGGATCAAGGAATTCCAGGACATCCAGGTGCGCCACGCCGACCGCCTCTTCGCCCAGGCCCAGGAGCTTTGCCAACAGTACGGCCTCTGGTCGCAGCGGGCGACGGCGTTGATGTTCGACATCAAAGTCCAGAACGGCAGCATCTCGTCCCTGGTCAAATCGCAGATTTTCAGCGACTTCGCCCGCCTCGGCACAGTGCTGGAGGGGGAAGCGCTGGAGGCGGCGCGGCTGGAGATCATCGCCAACCGCCGGGCCGAGGCGAGCAATCCCCGCTGGATCGAGGATGTGCGCAAACGCAAGTTGGCCATCGCCCGGGGCGAGGGAACGGTGCACGGCCATTACGTCCATCTCGCGGATCAGTTCGGCATCCAGCTGGCTCCCTGCTGA
- a CDS encoding DUF4139 domain-containing protein encodes MSRILLSLLCLALLSPLPLRAEVEEQRSTLADQQEVAVTIYNDNLALIRDQRQVTLNAGENHLALREVSAGMRPETALLHSLTDPQGLRVIEQNFDFDLLTPGKLLEKYVGKKVQVVRTHPQTGAESFETAEVLAAVEGPVLKIGDRIETGVPGRLVYPDVPANLRDRPTLVTQLHSDQGGEQQIELSYLTSGLSWAADYVAQLDAKGERLDLSGWVTLTNRSGATYRQARLQLVAGDVNQVRQVTPMARDFAMEKGMVAASAPMREESLFEYHLYSLDRPTTLADNQTKQVSLLGAAGVPVAREYLLQGGDYYYRDRFDSLGDQLKVGVFLELVNSEKAGLGMPLPKGIVRVYQKDSRGNAQFVGEDRIDHTPKNETIRLKLGDAFDVTAKRKQTDFKKLGGDGRYNYIFESAYEIVLKNAKSEAVTVKVAEPLPGDWKIAQESHPHEKAAWGLALWSVPVPAEGSTTLTYRARVRY; translated from the coding sequence ATGTCTCGTATCCTCTTATCGTTACTCTGCCTCGCTCTTTTGTCCCCCCTGCCGCTTCGGGCGGAGGTGGAAGAGCAGCGCAGCACGTTGGCCGACCAGCAGGAAGTGGCGGTCACTATCTACAACGATAATCTTGCCCTGATCCGTGATCAGCGTCAGGTGACCTTGAACGCCGGGGAGAACCACCTGGCGTTGCGCGAGGTGAGCGCCGGCATGCGTCCGGAAACCGCCCTGTTGCATAGTCTGACCGATCCCCAGGGGCTGCGGGTGATCGAGCAGAATTTCGATTTCGATCTGCTCACCCCGGGCAAGCTGCTGGAAAAATATGTCGGGAAAAAGGTCCAGGTGGTACGAACCCATCCTCAGACCGGGGCGGAAAGTTTCGAGACGGCCGAGGTGCTGGCCGCCGTCGAGGGGCCGGTGCTGAAAATCGGCGACCGCATCGAGACCGGGGTGCCGGGGCGGCTGGTCTACCCCGACGTTCCCGCCAATCTGCGCGACCGGCCGACCCTGGTCACCCAGCTGCACAGCGACCAGGGGGGCGAGCAGCAGATCGAGCTGTCCTACCTGACCTCGGGCCTCTCCTGGGCCGCCGACTACGTGGCGCAGCTCGACGCCAAGGGGGAGCGGCTCGACCTTTCCGGCTGGGTGACCTTGACCAACCGCAGCGGTGCGACCTACCGCCAGGCGCGCCTGCAACTGGTGGCGGGGGATGTCAATCAGGTGCGTCAGGTGACGCCCATGGCCCGGGATTTTGCCATGGAGAAGGGGATGGTCGCCGCCAGCGCGCCGATGCGGGAGGAGAGCCTTTTCGAATACCATCTTTACAGCCTCGACCGCCCCACCACCTTGGCCGACAACCAGACCAAGCAGGTCAGCCTGCTCGGCGCCGCCGGGGTGCCGGTAGCGCGGGAGTACCTGCTGCAGGGGGGGGATTATTATTACCGCGACCGTTTCGACAGCCTCGGCGATCAGCTCAAGGTCGGGGTTTTTCTCGAACTGGTCAACAGCGAAAAGGCCGGGCTGGGGATGCCCTTGCCCAAGGGGATCGTCCGGGTCTATCAGAAGGACAGTCGCGGCAATGCCCAGTTTGTCGGCGAGGACCGCATCGATCACACGCCGAAAAACGAAACGATCCGCCTCAAACTCGGCGACGCCTTCGACGTCACCGCCAAAAGAAAACAGACCGATTTCAAGAAACTGGGAGGGGATGGCCGTTACAATTACATCTTCGAGAGTGCCTACGAAATCGTGCTGAAGAATGCCAAGAGCGAGGCGGTGACGGTCAAGGTGGCGGAACCCTTGCCGGGGGACTGGAAAATCGCCCAGGAGAGCCATCCCCACGAAAAGGCGGCCTGGGGGCTGGCGCTCTGGTCGGTGCCGGTGCCCGCCGAGGGGAGCACGACGCTGACCTATCGGGCGCGGGTGCGCTACTAA
- the phoU gene encoding phosphate signaling complex protein PhoU, with amino-acid sequence MTLLMQKELDRLKTQLLTLCAVVEEGVDQAIQALDTFDASLAKQVIGRDEEINHMEVELEEECLKVLALHQPVAIDLRYIIAVLKINNDLERIGDLAANIADQSLALAAGPRIAPPYDCAEMARKARNMLKMSLDSLVRLDVQLARKVLRLDDDVDRQHKENFTLIKEQIRQHPERIDPLSHYLTISRHLERIADLATNIAEDVYYMIEGEIVRHTNTWCTWAPDGE; translated from the coding sequence ATGACATTATTGATGCAGAAGGAACTCGACCGGCTCAAGACCCAGCTGCTGACCCTGTGCGCCGTCGTCGAGGAAGGGGTGGATCAGGCGATCCAGGCGCTCGACACCTTCGACGCGTCCCTGGCCAAACAGGTCATCGGCCGCGACGAAGAGATCAACCACATGGAGGTGGAGCTGGAGGAGGAATGCCTCAAGGTCCTGGCCCTGCACCAGCCGGTCGCCATCGACCTGCGCTACATCATCGCCGTGCTCAAGATCAACAACGATCTGGAGCGCATCGGCGACCTCGCCGCCAACATCGCCGACCAGTCCCTGGCCCTGGCCGCCGGCCCGCGCATCGCCCCCCCCTACGACTGCGCGGAGATGGCCCGCAAAGCCCGTAACATGCTGAAGATGAGCCTCGACAGCCTGGTCCGCCTCGATGTGCAGCTGGCGCGCAAGGTTCTGCGCCTGGACGACGACGTCGACCGGCAGCACAAGGAAAACTTCACCCTGATCAAGGAGCAGATCCGCCAACACCCGGAGCGGATCGATCCATTGAGCCACTACCTGACCATCTCCCGCCATCTGGAGCGGATCGCCGATCTGGCGACCAACATCGCCGAGGATGTCTACTACATGATCGAAGGGGAGATCGTCCGCCACACCAACACCTGGTGCACCTGGGCGCCGGACGGCGAATGA
- the pstB gene encoding phosphate ABC transporter ATP-binding protein PstB, which translates to MDQNTRVTPAAEPDVPVIDVKKLNFYYGNSQALYNLNLTFPRRQVTALIGPSGCGKSTFLRCLNRMNDLVDGTRVEGEILLGGTDINGPAMDVIELRRRVGMVFQKSNPFPKSIYENVIYGLRIAGVKDKAALDEAVERSLKGAALWDEVKDRLQESALGMSGGQQQRLCIARAIAVNPEVILMDEPCSALDPKSTARVEELIGELRQDYTIIIVTHNMQQAARVSDHTAFLYEGLLVEHGATKKIFMKPKNKQTEDYITGRFG; encoded by the coding sequence GTGGATCAAAACACCCGCGTTACCCCTGCCGCCGAGCCGGACGTTCCGGTCATCGACGTCAAGAAACTGAATTTTTACTACGGCAACTCCCAGGCCCTGTACAATCTCAACCTGACCTTCCCTCGCCGCCAGGTGACGGCGCTGATCGGTCCTTCCGGCTGCGGCAAGTCGACCTTTCTGCGCTGCCTCAACCGCATGAACGATCTGGTCGACGGCACCCGCGTCGAGGGAGAAATCCTCCTCGGCGGCACCGACATCAACGGCCCGGCCATGGACGTCATTGAACTGCGCCGCCGGGTCGGCATGGTCTTCCAGAAGTCCAACCCCTTCCCCAAATCGATCTACGAGAACGTCATCTACGGCCTGCGCATCGCCGGGGTCAAGGACAAGGCGGCCCTCGACGAGGCGGTGGAACGCAGCCTGAAAGGGGCGGCCCTATGGGACGAGGTCAAGGACCGCCTGCAGGAGTCGGCCCTCGGCATGTCCGGCGGCCAGCAGCAGCGCCTCTGCATCGCCCGCGCCATCGCCGTCAATCCCGAGGTCATCCTCATGGACGAGCCGTGCAGCGCCCTCGACCCCAAGTCGACGGCCCGGGTCGAGGAACTGATCGGCGAACTGCGCCAGGACTACACCATCATCATCGTCACCCACAACATGCAGCAGGCGGCGCGGGTCTCCGACCACACCGCCTTCCTCTACGAGGGGCTGCTGGTGGAACACGGCGCGACCAAAAAGATCTTCATGAAACCCAAGAACAAGCAGACCGAAGACTACATCACCGGCCGATTCGGCTAA
- the pstA gene encoding phosphate ABC transporter permease PstA encodes MKKYWREGEPMVWATGAAMALTLIIAATLIIVILINGLGVFWPKNLTLATLDDGSRVLGEITQRKLAASGEGMRLQFKIGNRDLYGLDFRWIDEANIVNREEPAAALVLERKEYGNFYGMLTSVSGPNLSGTDLPALQRLLERVAEQNEGVRKLDKEMAALNREVAKLEQRRQKLAHQGAEENAQAIADIDQRLGQLRAGFERIMAEQAAAAAELRDYTATFVAADGQEKTLQASEIVRHYPPNALGVWGKSLVYLDKVKELFVGEPREANTEGGLFPAIFGTVMLIFLMSLFSFPLGVLAAVYLKEYAKDGPLVRMVRIAVNNLAGIPSIVYGIFGLGFFVYGLGSGLDQLLFPERLPTPTFGTGGILWASLTLALLTVPVVIVATEEALGAISAGIREGSLALGSTKFQTLVRILLPMASPGIMTGLILAMARAAGEVAPLMITGVVKLAPTLPLDGTFPFLHLDRKFMHLGFHIYDIAFQSPNVEAALPMVYVTTLLLVLIVLMMSSLAIYLRNKMKKRYTYGTF; translated from the coding sequence ATGAAAAAATACTGGCGTGAAGGCGAACCGATGGTCTGGGCCACTGGCGCCGCCATGGCCCTGACCCTGATCATCGCCGCGACCCTGATCATCGTCATCCTGATCAACGGCCTCGGGGTCTTCTGGCCGAAAAACCTGACTCTGGCGACCTTGGATGACGGCAGCCGGGTATTGGGCGAGATCACCCAGCGCAAACTCGCCGCTTCCGGCGAGGGGATGCGCCTGCAGTTCAAGATCGGCAACCGCGATCTCTACGGCCTCGATTTCCGCTGGATCGACGAGGCGAACATCGTCAACCGGGAGGAACCGGCCGCCGCCCTGGTTCTGGAACGAAAGGAATACGGCAATTTTTACGGGATGTTGACGAGCGTCTCCGGGCCAAACCTGAGCGGCACCGACCTGCCGGCCCTGCAACGACTGCTGGAGCGGGTCGCGGAACAGAACGAAGGAGTGCGAAAACTGGACAAAGAAATGGCCGCACTGAACCGCGAGGTCGCTAAGCTTGAACAGCGCCGGCAGAAACTGGCTCACCAGGGGGCCGAAGAAAACGCGCAGGCGATCGCCGACATCGACCAGCGCCTGGGGCAACTCCGCGCCGGGTTCGAGCGGATCATGGCCGAGCAGGCCGCAGCCGCCGCCGAACTGCGCGACTACACGGCCACCTTTGTCGCCGCCGACGGCCAGGAGAAAACCCTTCAGGCCTCTGAAATCGTGCGCCATTATCCGCCCAACGCGCTGGGCGTCTGGGGCAAGAGCTTGGTCTATCTCGACAAGGTCAAAGAGCTCTTCGTCGGCGAGCCCCGCGAAGCGAACACCGAAGGAGGGCTTTTTCCAGCGATCTTCGGCACGGTCATGCTGATCTTCCTGATGAGCCTCTTCTCCTTTCCCCTGGGCGTGCTGGCCGCCGTCTATCTCAAGGAGTACGCCAAGGACGGCCCGCTGGTGCGCATGGTGCGCATCGCCGTCAACAACCTCGCCGGCATCCCCTCCATCGTCTACGGCATCTTCGGCCTCGGCTTCTTCGTCTACGGCCTCGGCTCGGGCCTCGACCAACTGCTCTTCCCCGAGCGCCTGCCGACGCCGACCTTCGGCACCGGCGGCATCCTCTGGGCGAGCCTGACCCTGGCTCTGCTCACCGTGCCGGTGGTCATCGTCGCCACCGAGGAAGCCCTCGGCGCCATCTCCGCCGGCATCCGTGAAGGCTCCCTCGCCCTCGGCTCGACCAAATTCCAGACGCTGGTGCGGATTCTGCTGCCGATGGCCTCCCCCGGCATCATGACCGGCCTGATTTTGGCCATGGCCCGCGCCGCCGGCGAAGTCGCGCCGCTGATGATCACCGGCGTGGTCAAGCTGGCGCCGACCCTGCCGTTGGACGGCACCTTTCCCTTTCTGCATCTGGACCGCAAGTTCATGCACCTGGGCTTCCACATCTACGACATCGCCTTCCAGTCGCCGAACGTCGAAGCGGCGCTGCCGATGGTCTACGTCACCACCTTGCTGCTGGTGCTGATCGTGCTGATGATGAGCAGCCTGGCCATCTACCTGCGCAACAAGATGAAGAAGCGCTACACCTACGGAACCTTCTAG
- a CDS encoding ABC transporter permease subunit has product MDKNVLRRIKLRDRLARYVITVGGLAIIASVILILLLIGNVTIPLFKSPAAVPLADLSLADPAPSGNILAVDLDEYLETAVALDADGFFRFSSLPGGEAGERLPLTPPSDEAAHPLRARVEAPLTFSTLWSDGTLTIDQVRFTAHFDAEGRRSFVRQVQRQAEFPPPEEGFPSQSLARMTDAGRVRVDLFADNRLKVTQETVSTDFLGNETRSAASYFLTDTDEPITALVLDHPGTALYAGTGRGSLLHWELGEDAPPRLRNHVSARNDGAAVTALALVFGDISLAVGDEKGHLSTWFPVRPADGGEPLLTRIHRLTRHDQAIRDILPSWRDKSLASFDADGSIHLDHMTSERHLLRIETEAPLTQVALAARGNGLLALDENRRLQLWGVDNPHPEISWRTLFGKVWYESYDEPAHVWQSSAANDDFEPKLSLTPLIFGTMKGTFYAMLFAVPIALYGAIYISQFGSPRLRQWIKPAVEVMAAVPSVVIGFLAALWFAPKLEKAVPALFLSVIFIPLALALGILLWQWLRRFQPLKRVERGYEFLAVAPVLLLAIAAAVILGPLVEGWFFDGNFKLWLFNETGQRYDPRNSIVIAFALGFAVIPIIFTIAEDSLSNIPPSLRAASLALGASRWQTVWRVILPSASPGIFAAIMIGLGRAIGETMIVLMATGNTPIIDLSMFNGMRPLSSNIAVEIPEAPHGGSLYRVLFLSAVILFVLTFCLNTVAEVVRQRLRKKYGRF; this is encoded by the coding sequence ATGGATAAAAACGTTCTCCGGCGGATCAAACTCAGGGACCGCCTCGCCCGCTACGTCATCACCGTCGGCGGCCTGGCGATCATCGCCAGCGTCATCCTGATCCTGCTGCTGATCGGCAACGTCACCATCCCCCTCTTCAAGTCCCCGGCGGCGGTCCCCCTGGCGGATCTTTCCCTGGCCGACCCCGCGCCTTCCGGAAACATTCTCGCCGTGGATCTCGACGAGTATCTGGAAACCGCCGTAGCGCTCGACGCCGACGGCTTTTTCCGCTTCTCCTCCCTGCCCGGTGGCGAGGCCGGAGAAAGACTGCCCCTGACGCCGCCGAGCGACGAGGCGGCCCACCCGTTGAGGGCTCGGGTCGAAGCGCCCCTGACCTTCTCCACCCTCTGGAGCGACGGCACCCTGACCATCGATCAGGTCCGCTTCACCGCCCACTTTGACGCCGAAGGGCGGCGCTCCTTCGTCCGTCAGGTTCAGCGCCAGGCGGAATTCCCTCCCCCTGAAGAAGGATTTCCCAGCCAGTCCCTGGCCCGGATGACGGATGCCGGCCGAGTCCGTGTCGACCTCTTCGCCGACAACCGGCTCAAAGTCACCCAGGAAACAGTCAGCACCGATTTCTTGGGCAATGAAACGCGCAGCGCGGCGAGCTATTTTTTGACCGATACGGACGAGCCGATCACCGCCCTGGTTCTCGACCACCCGGGCACGGCCCTCTACGCCGGCACCGGCCGGGGCAGCCTGCTGCACTGGGAACTGGGCGAGGACGCCCCGCCGAGGTTGCGGAATCACGTCAGCGCCCGCAACGACGGCGCCGCCGTGACCGCCCTGGCTCTGGTTTTCGGCGACATTTCCCTGGCCGTGGGGGACGAGAAGGGCCATCTCTCGACCTGGTTTCCGGTACGCCCGGCCGACGGCGGGGAGCCGCTCCTGACCCGCATTCACCGGCTGACCCGCCACGACCAGGCGATTCGGGACATCCTGCCCTCCTGGCGGGACAAATCCCTGGCCAGCTTCGACGCCGACGGCAGCATCCATCTCGACCACATGACCAGCGAACGCCATCTGCTGCGCATCGAGACCGAGGCGCCGCTGACCCAGGTGGCCCTCGCCGCCCGCGGCAACGGCCTGCTGGCCCTGGATGAAAATCGCCGCCTGCAACTCTGGGGCGTGGACAATCCCCATCCGGAAATCAGCTGGCGCACCCTCTTCGGCAAGGTCTGGTACGAAAGCTACGACGAGCCCGCCCACGTCTGGCAATCCTCGGCCGCCAACGACGATTTCGAGCCGAAACTGAGCCTGACTCCGCTGATCTTCGGCACAATGAAGGGCACCTTCTACGCCATGCTCTTCGCTGTTCCCATCGCCCTGTACGGCGCCATCTACATCAGCCAGTTCGGCAGTCCCCGGCTGCGCCAGTGGATCAAACCGGCGGTGGAGGTCATGGCGGCGGTCCCCTCGGTGGTCATCGGTTTTCTCGCTGCCCTGTGGTTCGCGCCGAAACTGGAAAAAGCCGTCCCGGCCCTCTTTCTCAGCGTCATCTTCATCCCCCTGGCCCTGGCCCTGGGCATTCTGCTCTGGCAATGGCTGCGCCGCTTCCAACCCCTGAAACGGGTGGAGCGGGGCTACGAGTTCCTGGCGGTGGCGCCGGTGCTGCTGTTGGCCATCGCCGCCGCCGTGATCCTGGGACCGCTGGTCGAAGGCTGGTTTTTCGACGGCAACTTCAAGCTCTGGCTCTTCAACGAAACCGGCCAGCGCTACGACCCGCGCAACAGCATCGTCATCGCCTTCGCCCTCGGCTTCGCCGTCATCCCCATCATTTTCACCATCGCCGAGGACTCCCTCTCCAACATCCCGCCGAGCCTGCGCGCCGCCTCCCTGGCCTTGGGCGCGAGCCGTTGGCAGACGGTCTGGCGGGTGATCCTCCCCTCGGCCTCGCCGGGGATCTTCGCCGCCATCATGATCGGCCTGGGGCGGGCCATCGGCGAAACGATGATCGTGCTCATGGCCACCGGCAACACCCCGATCATCGATCTGAGCATGTTCAACGGCATGCGCCCGCTGTCGTCCAACATCGCCGTGGAAATCCCCGAGGCGCCCCATGGCGGGTCCCTCTATCGGGTGCTCTTCCTCTCGGCGGTCATCCTCTTCGTGCTCACCTTCTGCCTCAACACCGTGGCCGAAGTGGTGCGCCAGCGCCTGCGCAAGAAGTACGGACGGTTTTAG
- a CDS encoding PstS family phosphate ABC transporter substrate-binding protein has translation MKKGLGKKWLLAATALVAMSASPALAENISVDSGLKGYAKTEGVSGNLNSIGSDTLNNLMTFWAEGFRKQYPNVNIQIEGKGSSTAPPALIEGTAQIGPMSREMKKSEIEAFEAKYGYKPLAIGVALDSLAVYVNKDNPLEQLSLTQVDAIFSKNRKSGAAEEISTWGQVALTGEWAGKPMSLYGRNSASGTYGYFKENALAKGDFKDTVKEQPGSASVVLSITEDKAGIGYSGIGYKTSGVKALALAKKDGETAYAPTYENVLEGKYPLGRMLYLYVGKQPNQPLPKMVEEFLKYALSKEGQEVVVKDGYLPLPAAIAEKQLNLLK, from the coding sequence ATGAAAAAAGGATTGGGCAAGAAATGGCTGCTGGCTGCGACCGCTCTGGTCGCCATGAGCGCGTCCCCGGCACTGGCTGAAAACATCAGCGTCGACTCGGGCCTGAAAGGGTACGCAAAGACCGAAGGGGTTTCCGGCAACCTGAACAGCATCGGTTCCGACACCCTCAACAATCTGATGACCTTCTGGGCCGAAGGCTTCCGCAAGCAGTACCCCAACGTCAACATCCAGATCGAGGGCAAGGGCTCCAGCACCGCGCCGCCGGCCCTGATCGAGGGCACCGCCCAGATCGGCCCTATGTCCCGCGAGATGAAGAAGAGCGAAATCGAGGCCTTCGAAGCCAAGTACGGCTACAAGCCTCTCGCCATCGGCGTCGCCCTCGACTCCCTGGCCGTCTACGTGAACAAAGACAACCCCCTGGAGCAGCTCTCCCTGACCCAGGTCGACGCCATCTTCTCCAAAAACCGCAAGAGCGGCGCCGCCGAAGAAATCTCCACCTGGGGGCAGGTCGCCCTGACCGGCGAGTGGGCCGGAAAACCGATGAGCCTTTACGGCCGCAACTCGGCCTCGGGCACCTACGGCTACTTCAAGGAAAACGCCCTGGCCAAGGGAGATTTCAAGGACACCGTGAAGGAACAGCCGGGCAGCGCCTCGGTCGTCCTCTCGATCACCGAAGACAAAGCCGGCATCGGCTACTCGGGCATCGGCTACAAGACCTCGGGGGTCAAGGCCCTGGCTCTGGCCAAGAAGGACGGCGAAACAGCCTATGCGCCGACCTATGAAAACGTCCTGGAAGGCAAGTACCCCCTGGGCCGCATGCTTTACCTCTACGTCGGCAAGCAGCCGAACCAGCCGCTGCCGAAGATGGTCGAGGAATTCCTCAAGTACGCTCTCTCCAAGGAAGGTCAGGAAGTCGTGGTCAAAGACGGCTACCTCCCCCTGCCCGCCGCAATCGCCGAGAAACAGCTGAACCTGCTCAAGTAA
- a CDS encoding cytochrome b/b6 domain-containing protein, whose translation MIYLQPTPVRIWHWLNALGIVTLCVTGAQIRFPEYVNIFGTYKSAIALHNTAGIVVAISFVLWITYYLVFAGTLKQLYVPTKGDIQSGLLRQAIFYFFNYFRGKPNPHHTAPDNKFNPMQKAAYLVIMFVLVPLVIVTGFMLLNIDPLRNTLLMVGGLKLIVGLHFILACCLCAFIFTHFYLATLGHTPFAHFVPMWTGWEEAEEEHEEKPQHH comes from the coding sequence ATGATCTATCTGCAACCGACTCCGGTTCGCATCTGGCACTGGCTGAACGCCCTGGGAATTGTCACCCTCTGCGTTACCGGCGCGCAGATTCGCTTTCCTGAATATGTCAATATCTTTGGGACCTACAAGTCGGCCATCGCCTTGCACAACACCGCCGGAATCGTCGTGGCGATCTCCTTCGTACTGTGGATCACCTACTATCTGGTCTTTGCCGGCACCCTGAAACAACTTTACGTGCCGACCAAGGGGGACATCCAGAGCGGCTTGCTGCGCCAGGCCATCTTCTATTTCTTCAACTACTTCCGGGGCAAGCCCAACCCTCACCACACCGCCCCGGACAACAAATTCAATCCCATGCAGAAGGCCGCCTACCTGGTCATCATGTTTGTCCTGGTACCGCTGGTCATTGTCACCGGCTTCATGCTGCTGAATATCGATCCGCTGCGCAACACTCTGCTCATGGTCGGCGGCCTGAAACTGATCGTCGGTCTGCACTTCATTTTGGCCTGCTGCCTGTGCGCCTTCATCTTCACCCACTTCTATCTGGCGACCCTGGGTCACACCCCCTTCGCCCACTTCGTCCCCATGTGGACCGGCTGGGAAGAAGCCGAGGAAGAGCACGAGGAAAAGCCCCAGCATCATTAA
- a CDS encoding multiheme c-type cytochrome has product MYLFLSLVLALLLGASAATAMESADCLACHSDASMVGDAFAINEGQFDTTAHAEMGCSGCHESVTDAHPDDGLAPSKASCKDCHDDIHKEYTTSVHGSAASCADCHNPHEVKSATEVAGFDMNRQCATCHEPEEMTELHDQWLPQAGLHIEALPCITCHTGSENYVITMYLLQREAKNRYSSFVPASQEDLAKLAGDKPVQTLLDADSNGEISLAELRAFNGDPKYQGLRLWGMMTPEKVTHTFQILDNRWDCSFCHASGPQAMQTSYVAFPEQDGSYARLAVEKGAVLDVLNGTPDFYMMGATRSKWLNIAGLLIILGGLVMPVGHGTLRFLTRKNREGKGH; this is encoded by the coding sequence ATGTATCTGTTCCTAAGCCTGGTCCTGGCCCTGCTTCTGGGCGCGTCCGCGGCAACCGCCATGGAATCGGCGGATTGCCTGGCGTGCCACAGCGACGCCAGCATGGTCGGCGATGCCTTCGCTATCAATGAAGGCCAGTTCGACACCACCGCCCACGCCGAAATGGGCTGCTCCGGCTGCCACGAATCGGTGACTGACGCCCATCCCGACGACGGCCTGGCCCCGTCGAAAGCCAGCTGCAAAGACTGTCACGACGACATCCACAAAGAATACACCACCAGCGTGCACGGCTCCGCCGCTTCTTGCGCCGACTGCCACAATCCGCACGAGGTGAAATCGGCCACCGAAGTCGCCGGTTTCGACATGAATCGCCAGTGCGCCACCTGTCACGAGCCGGAAGAAATGACCGAGTTGCATGACCAGTGGCTGCCGCAGGCGGGGCTGCACATCGAAGCGCTCCCCTGCATCACCTGCCACACCGGCTCGGAAAATTACGTCATCACCATGTACCTGCTGCAACGGGAGGCCAAAAACCGTTACAGCAGTTTCGTCCCCGCCTCGCAGGAAGATCTCGCCAAACTGGCGGGGGATAAGCCGGTGCAAACGCTGCTCGACGCCGACAGCAACGGCGAAATCTCTCTCGCCGAACTCCGCGCCTTCAACGGCGATCCGAAATACCAGGGGCTGCGCCTGTGGGGGATGATGACCCCGGAAAAGGTGACCCATACCTTCCAAATTCTCGACAACCGCTGGGATTGCTCTTTCTGCCACGCTTCGGGTCCCCAGGCCATGCAGACGAGCTATGTAGCCTTCCCCGAGCAGGATGGCAGCTACGCCCGACTGGCCGTAGAAAAGGGCGCGGTCCTCGACGTTCTCAACGGCACTCCGGATTTCTACATGATGGGTGCGACCCGCAGCAAATGGCTGAATATCGCCGGTCTCCTGATTATCCTCGGCGGTCTGGTCATGCCCGTGGGCCACGGCACCCTGCGCTTTTTGACTCGTAAAAACAGAGAAGGGAAGGGACACTGA